AGCCGCCGCTGGACCTCAGGCAGTCCTGGATCCTGGTGCCGCTCGCGCAGGCGCTGGTCGGGGTGCCCTTCGTGGTGCGGACCATGCTGCCGGTGCTGCGGGCCGTGGATCACCGGCTGCGGGAGGCCGCGGCCGTGCTCGGGGCCTCGCCGTGGCGGGTGTGGCGGGAGGTCGATCTGCCCATGGTGCGGCGGGCGTTGCTGATCGCGGCGGGCTTCGCCTTCGCCGTGTCGCTGGGCGAGTTCGGGGCGACGGTGTTCATCGCACGGCCCGACAACCCGACACTGCCGGTCGCCGTGGCACGGCTGCTCGGTCGGGCCGGTGATCTCAACTACGGCCAGGCGATGGCCCTTTCGACGATCCTGATGGTGGTGTGCGCGGTGGCGCTGCTGGTCCTTGAACGGCTGCGGACCGACCGGACCGGGGAGTTCTGATGCTGCTGAGCCTTGAGGACGCGACGGTACGGTTCGGCGGGCGGGCCGTGCTCGACGAGGTCGGTCTCGATGTCGCCGAGCACGAGATCGTGTGTGTGCTCGGGCCCAGCGGCAGCGGCAAGTCGACGCTGCTGAGGGTGGTGGCCGGCCTTCAACCGCTCGACCGGGGCCGGGTCCTGCTCGACGGGCGTGACCAGGACGGGGTGCCCGCGCACAAGCGCGGGGTCGGGCTGATGTTCCAGGACCATCAGCTCTTCCCGCAGCGGGACGTGGGCGCCAATGTGGCCTTCGGGCTGCGGATGCACGGGGCCGCGAGGGCACAACGGGACGAGCGGGTACGGGAGTTGCTCGATCTCGTCGGGCTTCCGGGTGCCGCCCGTCGGGCTGTCGGCGCGCTCTCCGGCGGTGAGCAGCAGCGGGTCGCGCTGGCCCGCGCGCTCGCGCCCCGGCCCCGGCTGCTGATGCTCGACGAGCCGCTCGGACAGCTGGACCGCTCGCTGCGCGAGCGACTGGTCGTCGAACTGCGGGAACTGTTCGGGCGGTTGGGCACCACGGTGCTCGCGGTCACCCACGACCAGGGTGAGGCCTTCGCGCTGGCCGACCGGGTCGTGGTGATGCGGGACGGGCGGATCGCCCAGTCCGGTACACCACTTGAGGTGTGGCAGCGGCCGGCGGACGAGTTCGTGGC
This portion of the Streptomyces canus genome encodes:
- a CDS encoding ABC transporter ATP-binding protein; translation: MLLSLEDATVRFGGRAVLDEVGLDVAEHEIVCVLGPSGSGKSTLLRVVAGLQPLDRGRVLLDGRDQDGVPAHKRGVGLMFQDHQLFPQRDVGANVAFGLRMHGAARAQRDERVRELLDLVGLPGAARRAVGALSGGEQQRVALARALAPRPRLLMLDEPLGQLDRSLRERLVVELRELFGRLGTTVLAVTHDQGEAFALADRVVVMRDGRIAQSGTPLEVWQRPADEFVARFLGFENVVEGTVAGEVADTAWGKVPVPSGAAQGVRSVLVRPAGVRLMAADEGLRCTVAARTFKGTHVAVHLHPREGGPRLEAACALRAAPEVGDTVGVEFDPAEIVVLD